The proteins below come from a single Synechococcus sp. WH 8101 genomic window:
- a CDS encoding glycosyl transferase — translation MSIVLVSNGPGELATWVRPLADALHRSLLLRPRAPWSPISLRLVLVPCPNATGTEAQVASRWGVFDRITAADQFWPLLLRPGRYGAWPGRGVVVFLGGDQFWSVLLSARLRYRHITYAEWVARWPRWNDRVAAMGAAVRDQLPSRFQPRCSVIGDLMADLSSHARQASPLPEGEWVALLPGSKRAKLCVGVPFLLETADRLAARRPECRFLLPVAPTTSADELVRYAGRANPIAAGYQAAVDALAAPAVDGCGRRLITRAGTVIELQEDPPAHGALSQCALALTTVGANTAELGALGVPMIVLVPTQHLGVMQAWDGWLGLIARLPGLRWCIGVLLSAWRLRHHGFLAWPNISAGRMVVPERVGAITPEAIATEAEAWLSAPDRLQGMRDDLRSLRGQPGAVAALAGEIRQLLPRALSD, via the coding sequence CTGAGCATCGTGCTTGTGTCCAATGGCCCTGGTGAACTGGCCACCTGGGTGCGTCCCCTGGCCGATGCACTGCACCGCTCGTTGTTGCTGAGGCCGCGGGCCCCGTGGTCGCCGATCAGCCTGCGCCTGGTGTTGGTGCCCTGCCCTAATGCCACCGGCACCGAAGCGCAGGTGGCCAGCCGCTGGGGCGTGTTTGATCGCATCACCGCCGCAGATCAGTTCTGGCCTCTGTTGCTGCGACCAGGCCGCTATGGCGCCTGGCCCGGTCGCGGGGTGGTGGTGTTTCTTGGCGGTGATCAGTTCTGGAGCGTGCTGCTGTCGGCCCGGCTCCGTTATCGCCACATCACCTACGCCGAGTGGGTGGCTCGCTGGCCGCGCTGGAATGATCGGGTCGCGGCCATGGGGGCCGCTGTGCGTGATCAGCTCCCCAGCCGATTTCAGCCCCGCTGCAGTGTTATCGGCGATCTGATGGCCGATCTCTCCAGTCATGCGCGGCAGGCATCTCCGCTGCCCGAGGGGGAATGGGTGGCGTTGCTGCCGGGCTCGAAGCGGGCCAAGCTCTGTGTCGGGGTGCCTTTCCTTCTGGAGACGGCCGATCGTTTGGCGGCGCGGCGCCCCGAGTGCCGGTTTCTCCTGCCCGTGGCGCCCACCACCAGCGCCGATGAATTGGTGCGCTATGCCGGCCGTGCCAATCCGATCGCGGCGGGGTATCAAGCTGCGGTGGACGCCCTGGCAGCTCCTGCAGTTGACGGCTGCGGTCGACGCCTGATCACGCGGGCTGGCACCGTGATCGAACTGCAGGAAGATCCACCGGCCCACGGGGCCCTGAGTCAGTGCGCCCTGGCGCTCACGACGGTGGGCGCCAACACGGCGGAGCTCGGGGCTCTGGGGGTCCCGATGATTGTGTTGGTGCCGACCCAGCACCTCGGGGTGATGCAGGCCTGGGATGGCTGGCTGGGGTTGATCGCCCGACTGCCTGGCTTGCGCTGGTGCATCGGCGTGTTGCTGAGCGCCTGGCGGCTGCGCCATCACGGTTTTCTGGCCTGGCCCAACATCTCAGCCGGGCGGATGGTGGTGCCCGAGCGCGTGGGGGCGATCACACCTGAGGCGATCGCCACCGAAGCCGAGGCCTGGTTGTCGGCTCCCGACCGCCTTCAGGGGATGCGCGATGACCTGCGGAGTTTGCGCGGCCAACCCGGAGCGGTCGCCGCTCTGGCCGGTGAAATCCGACAGCTGCTGCCGCGCGCCCTTTCCGACTAG
- the accC gene encoding acetyl-CoA carboxylase biotin carboxylase subunit, giving the protein MPIGKVLIANRGEIALRILRSCRELGIATVAVYSTVDRNALHVQLADEAVCVGEPASSKSYLNIPNILAAATSRGVDAIHPGYGFLAENDRFAEICRDHGITFVGPSPHAIRSMGDKATAKSTMQRVGVPTVPGSEGLLATPEEAAELAAEMGYPVMIKATAGGGGRGMRLVPGPDQLQSLFKAAQGEAEAAFGNPGLYMEKFIDRPRHVEVQVLADRHGNVVHLGERDCSIQRRHQKLLEEAPSPALDPELRRRMGEAAVAAARSIQYEGAGTVEFLLDRSGGFYFMEMNTRIQVEHPVTEMVTGIDLIAEQLRIAGGEAISIRQDDIVLRGHAIECRINAEDASHNFRPAPGRITGWLPPGGPGIRVDSHVYTGYDIPPFYDSLIGKLIIWAPDRDSALKRMRRALNECAITGIPTTVDFHLRLLDRPEFQRGDVHTKFVEQEML; this is encoded by the coding sequence ATGCCCATCGGCAAAGTGCTGATCGCCAACCGCGGCGAGATTGCCCTCCGGATTCTGAGGAGCTGCAGAGAGCTGGGAATCGCCACTGTGGCCGTGTACAGCACAGTGGACCGGAACGCCTTGCATGTGCAACTCGCCGACGAAGCCGTGTGCGTGGGTGAGCCGGCCAGCAGCAAGAGTTATCTGAACATCCCGAACATCCTCGCGGCAGCCACGTCACGCGGTGTGGATGCGATCCACCCCGGCTACGGCTTCCTCGCCGAAAATGATCGCTTCGCGGAAATCTGTCGCGATCACGGCATCACCTTCGTGGGCCCTTCCCCCCATGCGATTCGTTCCATGGGTGACAAGGCCACAGCCAAAAGCACCATGCAACGGGTTGGCGTGCCGACCGTGCCAGGCAGCGAGGGGCTGCTGGCGACGCCGGAGGAGGCCGCCGAGCTCGCGGCGGAGATGGGGTATCCGGTGATGATCAAGGCCACCGCCGGAGGTGGCGGCAGGGGCATGCGCCTGGTGCCGGGTCCCGACCAGTTGCAGAGCCTGTTCAAGGCCGCACAGGGGGAGGCGGAAGCGGCCTTCGGCAACCCGGGCCTTTATATGGAGAAATTCATCGATCGGCCCCGTCACGTCGAGGTGCAGGTGCTGGCCGATCGCCACGGCAACGTCGTGCACCTTGGTGAACGGGACTGCTCGATTCAACGCCGTCACCAGAAGCTGCTGGAGGAAGCCCCCAGCCCAGCCCTCGATCCGGAACTACGTCGTCGCATGGGCGAAGCCGCCGTCGCGGCCGCACGCAGCATCCAATACGAGGGAGCCGGAACGGTGGAGTTTCTGCTTGATCGCAGCGGCGGCTTCTACTTCATGGAGATGAACACGCGCATCCAGGTGGAGCATCCCGTCACTGAAATGGTCACTGGCATCGACCTGATCGCCGAGCAGCTGCGCATCGCTGGCGGTGAAGCAATCAGCATCCGCCAGGACGACATCGTCCTGCGGGGTCACGCGATCGAATGCCGGATCAATGCCGAAGACGCCAGCCATAACTTCCGACCTGCACCAGGACGGATCACCGGTTGGCTTCCGCCCGGTGGCCCTGGCATCCGTGTCGACAGCCACGTGTACACCGGCTACGACATCCCTCCCTTCTACGACTCCCTGATCGGCAAGCTGATCATCTGGGCTCCAGATCGGGACAGCGCCTTGAAGCGCATGCGTCGCGCCCTGAATGAATGTGCGATCACAGGAATTCCCACCACCGTGGACTTCCACCTGCGCCTGCTCGATCGGCCTGAATTCCAACGAGGCGATGTGCACACGAAATTTGTGGAGCAGGAGATGCTCTGA
- a CDS encoding YggT family protein, with protein MNAPHALSFVTPVSLAPLPLLHLALGLLLAAWTLCFIVRIVLTWYPQVDWHSGLWAVVAWPTEPLLVPTRRLVAPIGGVDVTPVIWVGLLSLVRELLVGQQGLISQWMLRSMAVA; from the coding sequence ATGAACGCTCCCCATGCTTTGAGCTTTGTGACGCCTGTGTCGCTTGCCCCGTTGCCCCTCTTGCACCTGGCGCTCGGATTGCTGCTCGCGGCCTGGACTCTTTGCTTCATTGTGCGCATCGTGCTCACTTGGTATCCCCAGGTGGACTGGCATTCCGGCCTCTGGGCCGTGGTGGCCTGGCCCACCGAGCCGCTGTTGGTGCCGACGCGTCGCCTGGTGGCGCCCATCGGGGGCGTGGATGTGACGCCGGTGATCTGGGTGGGGCTGCTCAGCCTCGTGCGTGAACTGCTGGTGGGTCAGCAGGGGCTGATCTCGCAATGGATGCTGCGATCGATGGCTGTGGCCTGA
- the psbX gene encoding photosystem II reaction center X protein — translation MTPSLANFLSSLVWGTVIVVIPASIGLFLLSQTDQVDRKL, via the coding sequence ATGACCCCCTCCCTCGCCAACTTTCTGAGCAGCCTCGTGTGGGGCACCGTGATCGTGGTCATTCCTGCCAGCATCGGCCTCTTCCTGCTGAGCCAGACCGACCAGGTCGACCGCAAGCTCTGA
- a CDS encoding Ycf66 family protein, translated as MVNASLNWASIVGIVLAVGGAMLYFMRSFKPALARDYDVFFAAIGLLCGGILFFQGWRLDPILQFGQFLLAGTTVFFAYESVRLRGVSTEQARRSAYFDDEPAPPRRPAGGLGGEWNSPYDRFDEAPPLRRRFRGVEDEQEDEEAPERDFYRPRRASRAAIPEQAASRRRGRDEADSNWGEDSERERRMARFGRNDSDSAAERSSFGERRNLRQDQRRGSRPTSSSSTSARGRREPEDASFSPTTSRRTVSDRPTPSTERPTPERPTPERASAGRPSSERKPSRASSAAAAPTERPTPRSSRPRDNNSRFDD; from the coding sequence GTGGTTAATGCCAGTCTGAACTGGGCCAGCATCGTTGGAATCGTGCTGGCCGTCGGCGGGGCGATGCTCTATTTCATGCGCAGCTTCAAGCCTGCGCTGGCGAGGGACTACGACGTGTTCTTCGCCGCCATCGGACTGCTCTGCGGTGGAATCCTCTTCTTCCAGGGCTGGCGCCTGGACCCAATCCTGCAGTTCGGTCAGTTCCTTCTGGCGGGGACCACCGTGTTCTTCGCCTACGAAAGTGTGCGCCTGCGCGGCGTGTCGACGGAGCAGGCCCGACGTTCTGCCTACTTCGACGATGAGCCGGCGCCACCGCGCCGGCCGGCCGGAGGCCTCGGGGGCGAATGGAATTCTCCGTACGACCGCTTCGATGAGGCGCCGCCCCTGCGCCGCCGCTTCCGCGGGGTGGAAGACGAACAGGAGGATGAAGAAGCGCCCGAACGTGACTTCTACCGCCCTCGTCGTGCCTCCAGGGCGGCCATTCCTGAGCAGGCGGCCAGTCGCCGTCGTGGCAGAGATGAGGCGGACTCCAACTGGGGGGAGGATTCGGAGCGGGAACGGCGCATGGCCCGCTTCGGGCGAAACGATTCCGACTCAGCAGCGGAGCGATCCAGCTTCGGCGAGCGGCGCAATCTCCGCCAAGATCAACGTCGGGGCAGTCGTCCCACCTCATCCAGCAGCACCAGCGCACGCGGACGGCGCGAACCGGAAGACGCCAGCTTCTCGCCAACCACCAGCCGCCGCACGGTGAGCGATCGACCGACACCATCGACGGAGCGACCGACACCCGAACGCCCAACGCCTGAACGAGCGTCAGCCGGCCGGCCCAGCAGCGAGCGCAAGCCCAGCCGCGCCTCGTCCGCAGCGGCTGCTCCCACCGAACGACCCACGCCCCGCAGCTCCCGGCCCCGCGACAACAACTCCCGTTTTGACGACTGA
- a CDS encoding TolB family protein, whose protein sequence is MNRRWQRWGEFALFAALLGLTACTSRVQRVPGGEIERPQQEPALSGDGRLLATVTERRGRPTVQLRDLRSGAILPLRHLSRHQPHSSPTLSWNGRYLAVITQRGQRRLALIEDRLTGRAHPIRLPGDREPVRLSLSPDARTLALQVAVQGRWRLELIDLGAILEPDRSAGERFSGPLQPTP, encoded by the coding sequence CTGAACAGGCGCTGGCAGCGATGGGGCGAATTCGCGCTGTTCGCCGCACTTCTGGGCCTCACGGCATGCACCTCTCGGGTCCAGCGGGTTCCTGGCGGTGAAATCGAACGCCCCCAACAGGAGCCGGCTTTGAGTGGCGATGGCCGACTGCTGGCCACTGTGACGGAGCGACGGGGGAGACCCACCGTGCAGCTGCGTGATCTGCGCAGCGGCGCCATCCTGCCGTTGCGACATCTCAGCCGCCACCAACCCCACAGCTCCCCCACCCTGAGCTGGAATGGGCGCTATCTGGCCGTGATCACCCAGCGCGGCCAGCGCCGGCTCGCCTTGATCGAAGACCGCCTCACGGGCCGAGCCCATCCGATCCGCCTCCCGGGCGACCGCGAGCCGGTGAGACTCAGCCTGTCGCCGGATGCCCGAACCCTGGCCCTACAGGTGGCCGTTCAGGGGCGGTGGCGACTGGAGCTGATCGATCTGGGCGCCATTCTCGAACCGGACCGATCGGCGGGAGAGCGTTTCAGCGGACCCCTCCAGCCGACGCCATGA
- a CDS encoding chlorophyll a/b-binding protein, with protein MTLSSDSATTADTGTSATTTDVPAFGWSAYAERINGRFAMIGFLAVVIVEAISHDTFLHWAGLVP; from the coding sequence ATGACCTTGAGCAGCGATTCAGCCACAACCGCAGACACCGGCACCAGTGCCACCACAACCGATGTGCCCGCCTTTGGTTGGAGTGCCTATGCGGAACGGATCAATGGACGGTTCGCCATGATTGGCTTCCTGGCGGTTGTGATCGTGGAGGCAATCAGCCACGACACCTTTTTGCACTGGGCTGGCCTGGTGCCCTGA
- a CDS encoding ABC transporter ATP-binding protein/permease: MTTSPRLAPFEGLRRQLAKLRHLAQPFFLPLDQASGVQFIWLLVSLLFCVGGIVLLLLTGLMQLLNQLQPVITEKYFGGVLGTLSTIWGGWWGWVFGALFLIGAASFLAMRQQLRNRRWLHWLLLAVIVLMLLAVNGINAGISFIARDLTNALVAKQQDGFYRILIIYASCFVVALPIRVSQIFFTLKLGIIWRDWLSRSLIADYMSNRAYYVLNPNDEQATDIDNPDQRITDDTRAFTAQSLQFTLGIFDALLTFSLNILILWSISTTLTFSLFAYAAFATTVLVVAGRKLVKINFDQLRYEADFRYGLVHVRDNAESIAFYAGEKPEQEESQRRLGSVVRNFNLLIIWRVVIDVMRRSIGYASNFFPYLVLAAPYFAGEIDYGSFIQANFAFGMVESSLFFVVNQIEELAQFTAGISRLEGFQSKVEQVSLLAPTSGLARISERDSIVVDHADLVPPGGSQPIIRDLTLSVGESDKLLVVGPSGCGKTSLLRMVSGLWSPEQGSVERPPTGDLLFIPQKPYMLLGSLREQLCYPTDEGRFSDDQLRAVLEQVCLPQLVSRYPDLDVKQDWPRILSLGEQQRLAFGRLLLNAPRFVVLDEATSALDVKTEQHLYELLLDRDLAFISVGHRPTLVSFHDTVLELIGNGDWRMIPTASYDVTRS; the protein is encoded by the coding sequence ATGACGACGTCCCCCCGTTTGGCCCCCTTTGAGGGGCTGCGCCGCCAGTTGGCCAAGCTGCGCCACCTGGCACAGCCTTTCTTCCTGCCGCTCGACCAGGCTTCCGGTGTCCAGTTCATCTGGTTGCTGGTCTCGTTGCTGTTCTGTGTCGGCGGCATTGTGCTGCTGCTGCTCACCGGCTTGATGCAGCTGCTGAATCAGCTGCAACCGGTGATCACCGAAAAGTATTTCGGTGGGGTGTTGGGAACGCTGAGCACCATCTGGGGTGGTTGGTGGGGCTGGGTGTTCGGCGCCCTGTTCCTGATCGGTGCGGCCAGTTTTCTGGCCATGCGCCAGCAGCTGCGCAACCGTCGCTGGTTGCACTGGCTGCTCTTGGCCGTGATTGTGCTGATGCTGCTCGCGGTGAACGGCATCAATGCGGGCATCAGTTTCATCGCTCGAGATCTCACCAATGCGTTGGTGGCCAAGCAGCAGGATGGCTTCTATCGGATTCTGATCATTTACGCCAGCTGTTTTGTGGTGGCCCTGCCAATCAGGGTGTCTCAGATCTTTTTCACTCTCAAGCTGGGCATCATTTGGCGTGACTGGCTCTCTCGCAGTCTGATTGCCGATTACATGAGCAATCGGGCCTATTACGTGCTCAATCCCAATGATGAGCAGGCCACCGATATTGATAATCCTGATCAGCGGATCACTGACGACACGAGGGCGTTCACGGCTCAGAGTCTGCAGTTCACGCTCGGAATCTTTGATGCGCTGCTCACATTTTCTCTGAACATCCTGATTCTTTGGAGTATCAGCACAACCCTTACCTTCTCCCTGTTTGCCTATGCCGCTTTCGCGACCACCGTTCTGGTTGTGGCAGGTCGCAAACTTGTGAAAATCAACTTTGATCAGCTCCGTTACGAAGCCGACTTCCGCTATGGCCTCGTGCATGTTCGCGATAACGCCGAATCGATTGCGTTTTACGCCGGTGAAAAGCCGGAGCAGGAAGAGTCCCAGCGCCGTCTGGGCTCAGTGGTGCGGAACTTCAATCTGTTGATCATCTGGCGGGTGGTAATCGATGTGATGCGTCGATCGATCGGTTATGCCAGCAACTTTTTCCCCTATCTGGTTTTGGCCGCGCCTTATTTCGCTGGTGAGATTGATTATGGCAGTTTCATTCAGGCGAATTTCGCCTTTGGGATGGTGGAGTCATCCCTGTTCTTTGTTGTCAACCAGATCGAGGAGCTGGCGCAGTTCACTGCTGGGATCAGTCGCCTCGAAGGGTTCCAGTCCAAGGTTGAGCAGGTCAGTCTGCTGGCGCCCACCAGTGGGCTGGCTCGGATCAGTGAGCGCGATTCGATCGTGGTGGATCATGCCGATCTCGTGCCTCCGGGTGGGTCGCAGCCGATCATTCGTGATCTCACCCTCAGTGTGGGTGAGTCCGACAAGCTGCTGGTGGTGGGACCCTCCGGTTGCGGCAAAACCTCCCTCTTGCGCATGGTGAGTGGTCTCTGGTCGCCCGAGCAGGGCAGTGTGGAGCGGCCACCCACGGGTGATCTGTTGTTCATTCCTCAGAAGCCCTACATGCTGTTGGGCTCTCTTCGCGAGCAGCTCTGTTATCCCACCGATGAGGGTCGCTTCAGCGATGACCAGCTTCGGGCCGTGCTCGAGCAAGTGTGTCTGCCCCAGCTGGTGAGTCGGTACCCCGATCTTGATGTGAAGCAAGACTGGCCACGCATTCTTTCCCTTGGAGAACAGCAGCGCCTGGCCTTCGGCCGGCTGCTGCTTAATGCGCCGCGATTTGTGGTGCTCGATGAAGCCACCAGTGCCCTGGATGTCAAAACCGAGCAGCACCTCTATGAGCTCTTGCTGGATCGTGATCTTGCCTTTATTAGCGTCGGCCACCGTCCCACCCTGGTCAGCTTCCACGACACGGTGCTGGAGCTGATCGGCAATGGTGACTGGCGCATGATCCCCACGGCCAGCTATGACGTGACCCGTTCCTGA
- a CDS encoding histidine triad nucleotide-binding protein: MAEDTIFARILRGEIPCDEVYGDDRCLAFRDIAPQAPVHVLVIPRQPIESLREATESDAALLGHLLLVAAKVAKQEGLEDWRTVINSGAEAGQTVFHLHVHVIGGRPLAWPPG; the protein is encoded by the coding sequence ATGGCTGAGGACACGATTTTTGCCCGGATCCTGCGGGGCGAGATTCCCTGCGATGAGGTGTATGGCGACGACCGGTGCCTCGCCTTCCGCGATATCGCTCCCCAGGCACCGGTGCATGTGCTGGTGATTCCGCGTCAACCGATCGAGAGCCTGCGCGAGGCGACCGAGAGCGATGCCGCCCTGCTCGGTCACCTGTTGCTCGTGGCGGCCAAGGTGGCCAAACAGGAGGGCCTGGAGGACTGGCGCACGGTGATCAACAGCGGCGCCGAGGCTGGCCAGACCGTGTTTCATCTGCATGTGCACGTGATCGGTGGTCGTCCCCTGGCCTGGCCTCCCGGCTGA
- a CDS encoding YifB family Mg chelatase-like AAA ATPase, whose amino-acid sequence MLARCLSASIVGLDARPVTVEVDLAPGLPGLQLVGLPDTAIQESRERVRAALRNSGFRGPLVRVVVNLAPADLRKEGPAFDLPIALALLVSSGQLDAPLLQDLWCAGELGLDGNLRPCRGILAVASLAADRGARALVVPAANAAEAALVPGLRLLCAESLADTVAMLRGEQPWNDRPQPLQGPVGQPAPAAAPAPVVGQAVAQHALALAAAGGHHLLMVGPPGCGKTLLARHLPQLLPPLTEQESLEITRLHSIAGVLPEPITLLERRPFRAPHHSCSVAALLGGGSNPKPGELSLAHGGVLFLDELAEFPRALLDQLRQPIEEGVLWLSRARLKCAFPCRLTLVAATNPCPCGWDGDASHPCRCRPTERQRYWNRLSGPLLDRLDLQLRLHRLPARDLRRSLDMSESDNSEVLQPERIQRARQRMQQRNPAGCLNSSLSGSALGRIGQLSTQAVECWEQIVSQRQLSARSGLRLLRVARTLADLEDKDAVGKGHIAEALCFRSFDQLIKA is encoded by the coding sequence ATGCTGGCACGTTGCCTGAGCGCATCCATCGTCGGCCTCGACGCCCGTCCAGTGACCGTGGAGGTGGATCTGGCGCCGGGTCTACCGGGCCTGCAGCTGGTGGGGTTGCCTGATACGGCGATTCAGGAATCCCGTGAACGGGTGCGCGCTGCACTGCGCAACAGCGGCTTCCGGGGCCCTCTGGTGCGCGTCGTGGTGAATCTGGCTCCGGCGGATCTGCGCAAGGAGGGACCGGCCTTCGATCTGCCGATCGCCCTGGCTCTGCTCGTGTCCAGCGGCCAACTCGATGCCCCCCTGCTGCAAGACCTCTGGTGCGCCGGCGAGTTAGGCCTCGATGGCAACCTCAGGCCCTGCCGGGGCATCCTGGCGGTAGCCAGCCTGGCCGCCGACCGGGGAGCCAGAGCCCTGGTGGTGCCAGCAGCGAACGCGGCAGAAGCGGCCCTGGTGCCCGGCCTGAGATTGCTGTGTGCCGAGTCTTTGGCAGACACCGTGGCCATGCTTCGGGGCGAGCAGCCCTGGAACGATCGACCGCAACCGCTGCAGGGACCCGTTGGACAGCCAGCTCCAGCGGCCGCACCCGCTCCGGTGGTCGGCCAGGCTGTGGCTCAGCACGCCCTGGCCCTCGCGGCCGCCGGGGGCCATCACCTCCTCATGGTGGGGCCGCCGGGGTGCGGCAAGACGCTGTTAGCTCGCCACCTGCCTCAGCTTCTCCCCCCTTTGACGGAGCAGGAATCGCTTGAGATCACTCGCCTGCACTCCATTGCAGGGGTGCTTCCCGAACCGATCACACTGTTGGAGCGCCGACCGTTTCGCGCTCCCCACCACAGCTGCTCCGTGGCCGCGCTGCTCGGGGGCGGCAGCAATCCGAAACCAGGGGAATTGAGCCTCGCCCATGGTGGCGTGCTGTTTCTTGATGAACTGGCCGAATTCCCCCGAGCCCTGCTCGATCAGCTGCGCCAACCGATCGAAGAGGGTGTGCTGTGGCTGAGCCGCGCCCGACTGAAATGCGCGTTTCCGTGCCGGCTGACCCTGGTGGCGGCCACCAACCCCTGTCCGTGCGGCTGGGATGGCGATGCCTCCCACCCCTGCCGCTGCCGCCCCACAGAGCGGCAGCGCTACTGGAACCGCCTATCTGGGCCACTACTCGACCGGCTCGATCTGCAACTGAGGCTGCATCGCCTCCCCGCCCGAGATCTACGGCGGAGCCTGGACATGTCGGAATCAGACAACTCAGAGGTGCTGCAGCCGGAGAGAATCCAACGGGCCCGGCAACGCATGCAGCAACGCAATCCTGCGGGCTGCCTCAACAGCAGCCTGAGTGGCTCAGCACTCGGGCGCATCGGCCAACTCTCCACGCAGGCCGTGGAGTGCTGGGAGCAGATCGTGAGCCAACGCCAACTTTCAGCCCGCAGCGGCTTGCGCCTGCTGCGGGTGGCCCGAACCCTCGCCGACCTCGAAGACAAAGACGCTGTGGGCAAGGGCCACATTGCGGAAGCCCTCTGCTTCCGCAGTTTTGATCAGCTGATCAAGGCCTGA
- the rpsU gene encoding 30S ribosomal protein S21 — MTQVTVGENEGIESALRRFKRQVSKAGIFADLKRLRHHETPIEKYKRKAQQRRRRR; from the coding sequence ATGACTCAGGTCACGGTCGGAGAAAACGAAGGCATCGAATCAGCTCTGCGTCGCTTCAAGCGTCAGGTGTCCAAGGCCGGAATCTTTGCCGACCTCAAGCGTCTGCGTCATCACGAGACCCCGATTGAGAAGTACAAGCGCAAGGCACAGCAGCGCCGCCGCCGTCGCTGA
- a CDS encoding DUF3747 domain-containing protein, whose translation MVRFFSIALASALTAGSLATVASPSVRAQGSLFTAAPVEETRFILVAAPIGKGESAQLNIYEQRSSKRPCYAVSGSSPAVVDPLLATFDFTGICNRYIDGNGYSLRIGADDLGTRYRLSVVKTGSDVELLAVPTRDPSQPTLLIARAGGPGSDFLQLVMEPGWSLRRRQYGKKTLGHLYVYRESWPGADAEPAPAAAEPPTPANP comes from the coding sequence ATGGTCCGTTTTTTTTCGATAGCCCTCGCTTCCGCTCTGACCGCTGGCTCCCTGGCGACGGTCGCCAGCCCATCGGTGCGGGCGCAGGGATCGTTGTTCACGGCCGCTCCCGTCGAGGAGACCCGGTTCATCCTGGTGGCCGCCCCGATCGGCAAGGGGGAATCGGCGCAGCTGAACATTTATGAGCAGCGCAGCAGCAAACGACCCTGTTACGCCGTTTCCGGTTCCTCGCCTGCCGTGGTGGATCCGCTGCTGGCCACCTTCGACTTCACGGGAATCTGCAACCGCTACATCGATGGCAACGGCTACTCCCTGCGGATCGGTGCTGATGACTTGGGAACCCGGTATCGGTTGTCGGTGGTGAAGACGGGTTCTGATGTGGAGCTGTTGGCGGTGCCCACCCGGGATCCCTCCCAGCCGACCTTATTGATCGCCCGCGCTGGTGGCCCCGGAAGCGACTTCCTGCAACTGGTGATGGAGCCGGGCTGGTCGTTGCGTCGTCGTCAGTACGGCAAGAAAACCCTCGGCCATCTGTATGTCTACAGGGAGTCCTGGCCAGGTGCCGACGCGGAGCCAGCCCCTGCGGCTGCCGAACCCCCGACACCCGCCAACCCTTGA
- the def gene encoding peptide deformylase encodes MARSFAQLARTAERSSTAVAVTKEPLDVAPLEIHTLGDRVLRQPAKRISKVDAAVRDLARDMLRSMYTARGIGLAAPQVGVHKQLLVIDLDIENAAAPPLVLINPEITSASASVDTYEEGCLSIPGVYLDVVRPSAIQLSYRDEMGRPRTMKADGLMARCIQHEMDHLQGVLFVDRVTDEGNRNRELNEHGFKAVDVRPLA; translated from the coding sequence TTGGCTCGAAGCTTCGCCCAGCTGGCCCGGACAGCCGAACGCAGTAGCACTGCCGTCGCGGTGACCAAGGAGCCTCTGGACGTGGCTCCGCTTGAGATCCACACCCTTGGCGATCGGGTGCTCCGTCAACCTGCCAAGCGCATCAGCAAGGTGGATGCGGCGGTACGGGACCTGGCCCGCGACATGCTGCGCAGCATGTACACCGCCCGGGGCATCGGCCTCGCCGCGCCGCAGGTGGGTGTGCACAAACAGCTGCTGGTGATCGATCTGGATATCGAAAATGCCGCTGCGCCTCCGCTGGTGCTGATCAACCCTGAAATCACCAGCGCCAGTGCCTCCGTCGATACCTATGAAGAGGGTTGCCTGAGTATCCCCGGTGTGTACCTGGATGTGGTGCGTCCCAGCGCCATCCAGCTCAGCTATCGGGATGAAATGGGCCGCCCGCGCACCATGAAGGCCGATGGCTTGATGGCCCGCTGCATTCAGCACGAGATGGACCATCTCCAAGGGGTGCTGTTCGTGGATCGCGTCACCGATGAAGGCAATCGCAACCGGGAGCTGAACGAGCACGGGTTCAAGGCTGTTGATGTTCGCCCCCTGGCCTGA